The sequence ATCGCGGCCGTAGCCGCCGCCAATGAAAATGTGGTAACCCTCGACCATGTCTTCGTCGTCACCGACGTCGACTTTCGTGGCGATCAGACCGATGTCGCCGATGTAGTGCTGGGCACACGAGTGATGACAGCCGGTGAGGTGAATGTTGATCGGCGAGTCGAGTTCGATCCGCTCGTCCAGATAGTCGGCGATCTGTCGGGCGTGCAGCTTGGTGTTCGCGGCGGCGTACTTGCAGCCGGCGTTCCCGGTGCAGGCGACGAGTGCTCCGCGAACATTGCTCGCTTTCCAGTCGAGGCCCATCGCTTCGATGCGACGGCAGACTTCGTCGACCCGTTCATCCGGAATGCCGGAAAGCAGCAGATTCTGCCAGACGGTCAGGCGGATCGTACGGTCGCCGAACATTTCGGAAAGATCGCTCAGCTGGCGAACCTGATCGGGCGTCAGGCGGCCGACCGGCAGCACGACTCCAATGTAGTTAAGTCCCGGCTGCTTCTGGGGATGCACGCCGACATGCCCATAACGATCGGCAGCCGGTGCCGGTTCGCACTGGTCGAGAGCGAAGCGTCGCAACGGGAAGGGGAGTTTCTCCTGAACGTGTTCAATGAACTTCTCGAAGCCCCAGGCATCAAGCAGATACTTCAGGCGAGCTTTCTTGCGGTCGGTGCGGTCGCCGTGTTCGATGAAAACGCGAACGATCGCATCGGCTACGGTTACCGCTTCTTCAGCCGAAACGAGAATGCCGGTGTCGCGGGCGAAGTCGAGATGTCCTGTGATGCCGCCGAGTGTGAGGCGGAAGTGAACGCCCGCCGGAACCTCGGCTGTGGCGTTTTCTTCACTGACACGCACGGCTGTGAAGCCGATGTCGTTGGTGTCTTCGAGGCTGCTGATCGAGCTGCCCCCTTCGAAGGCGATGTTGAACTTGCGGGGCAGGCCATACAGTTCGCGGTGGTTCAGAATGTGATGATGCATCTCCCGGGCGAGCGGCAGCGTTTCAATCAACTCTTGGGGATCGATGCCGCTGGTCGGGTTGCCGGTTACGTTGCGGATGTTGTCTCCGCCGGAGCCGCGATTGATGATGCCCAGATCGTGCAGTCCCATCAGAAGGGGGACGCCATCGGACGGACCGATTTCCCGCAGCTGAATGTTGGCCCGCGTGGTGACATCGATGTATCCGCCGGCATGTTGTTCGGCCAGATCGGCCAGCCCGCGAAACTGTCCGGTCTTCAGGATACCGCCGGGAATCCGCAGGCGGCACATGTATGAATTCTGAGCCGGCGAAACGTAGAACAGCCCCTGGAACTTGAAGAGGAAGACATCGGTCCCTTTGGGAAACTTGCCCTCGCGGGCGTGGGCCTGCATCTCGTTCCACATATCGAGCGGGTTCTTCTTCCGCTTCGCATTTTCTTCGGCACACAGTTTCTTCCCGTCCTGCAGCTGACGGTTCTGAGCTTCGAAGTGAACGCGCTCGGGACCGGCCGGCATCTCGTCGGCGAGGTTCTTCTGTCCGCCGACCTGTATCGAGCTGCCATTGCTTCCGTTAGTGCCGCTGAGGATCGGCAGGCCACGGACGGCTCGTGAGACATCCGAGCCCATCAGGAAGCCCTGCAGATAGTTCTTCTGCTCGTCGGTGAAGGCGTCGTTTCGATCGATCATCGGGATCCTCCTCGCGTTTGACGGATGGTGACCGCACAGGCTTTGTACGATGGCTGTTTCGAATAGGGATCGAAGGAGTCGTGTGTCAGTTGATTGGTCAGCTTGTAGTGCATCGGAATGAAGATCTGCCCCGGCTGCACGGCGACGGTCACCAGCGCTTTGACTTCAATGGCCGCTCGACGGGAGGCGACTTCGACCCAGTCTTCCGGTCGAATGCCGAGGCGGCTGGCATCGTCGGGATGGATTTCGGCGAAAATCGTTTTCGGGTAGAGCTTTCGCAGTACGGCCGACTTGCTGGTTCGGGTTTGCGTATGCCATTGCGAGGCGCTGCCGCGTCCGGTCAGCAGGGTGAACGGGTAGTCGTCATCGGGCGGCTCGGGCATCTCGCGGGGCTCTTCGAAGTAGAACTTCGCTTTGCCATCGGCGTGATAGAACTGGCCGTCTTCGAAGAGACGCCGCTGGGAATCCTTCAGTTCTTCGCCGGCTTTGAGTGGCCACTGGATCCCGCCGGCTTCGTCGATCATGTGGTAATCGGTGATGCCGGTGATGTCGTTCGGACGACCGGCGGTCAGCTTCTTGAGAATCTCGAAGACATCGGCCGGTGAGCCCCAGTTTTCGAACATCTCGCCGCATCCCCAGTACTCGGCGATGAGGCGGAAGATGAAGAAGTCGGACAACGCCTGCCCCGGAGCAGCCGAGACTTTCTTGACCAGTCCGATCCGGCGTTCGGAGTTGATGAACGTCCCTTCCTTTTCGCCCCAGGCGGCAGCCGGCAGAACAAGGTCGGCGATCTGAGCCGTCTCGGTGGTCGAGTACATGTCCTGTACGACCAGGAAGTCGAGCTTCTCGCGGAGCTCCTTCAGGCGGTTCTGATTGATCCACGAGTGAGCCGGATTCGTCGCGATGACCCAGAGTCCGCGAATCTTGCCCGACTCAATGCCATCGATGATCTCGTTGTAGGCGAGACTGTTCTGTTGAGGGATCGATTCGACATTGATGCCCAGAATCTCGGCGACATCCTTGCGGTCCTGCTCGTTCTCGAAGTTGCGACCGGCGAACAGCCCGGTTGTGTTGCTGAACATTCTCGAGCCCATGGCATTGCATTGCCCGGTGATCGAATTCGCTCCCGTGCCCGGGCGACCGATGTTGCCGGTCATCAGCGACAGATTGATCAGGCTCTGAGCAAGTCGGGTCCCTTCGTAACTCTGGTTGACTCCCATCGTCCACCAGAAGGAAACCTTCTTCCCTTCGTGAATGGTATGAGCCAGATGCAGGATCGCATCGGGCGAGATTCCGGTTTCGGAGCAGACTCGCTCCAGGGTGAACGGGGCGACATGTTCGGCGAAGGCGTCGAATTCGGTGGTGTGGGCGTCGATGAATTCGCGATCAATCCATCCCTTGTCGATGAGCAGTCGGGCCAGACCGTAGAAGAGCGTCAGGTCAGATTTCGGAGCCAGGGCCAGGTGCTGTGTCGACTGCATGGCTGTTTCAGTCTTCCGGGGGTCGATGACCACGATCTCCGGATTGTTCTGATTCCGCATCACCCGTTCCCACATGATCGGATGAGCGATGCAGGGGTTGGCTCCTACGAACACCAGGACGTCCGATTCTTCAAAGTCCTGATAGGTGAAGGGGGGAGCGTCGAAACCGAACGATTGCTTGTACGCCGTCGCCGCGGTCGCCATGCACTGGCGGGTGTTGCCGTCGCCGTGAATCATGCCCATGCCGAACTTGGCGAGTGCCCCGAGGAAGGCCATCTCTTCGTTGACAATCTGACCGGTGCTGATGAACGCGACGGAGTCGTTTCCATGTTCCTGCTGAATCGACTTGAAACGATCGCAGAACTCATTGAGAGCGATATGCCATTCGGTCCGTCGCAGTTCTCCACTGCCGGCACATCGCGTGAGGGGCATCGTGGCGCGATCTTTGGCTTTGAGAACCTCGAGAGCCTCCCAGCCTTTCGGGCAGGCCATTCCCAGATTGACGGGAGAGTTCTTCGCCGGCGTCAATCCGATGGCCTGGCGGTCCTTGAGATGGATGTTGAGTCCACAGCCGGTCGAGCAGAAACCGCAGACCATCATGGTGGTGCGATCGGGCCTGGCACTGGCGGGGATGTTGCCGAGGCCGAAGCCTCCGGGTTGCTGAATCAGTTCGCGGGTGAGCGGACCTGATTTCTGGTGAATCAGATCCCGCACCAGCGAGACAGGTTTTGTCAGGGCGGAACTCATGACGTCAGACCTCCGGGCATTCGCGGGGCATCAACAGCAGCAAAGAAGAGGTATCGCTCCGCGAACTCTCCAGCCAGAATCAGCGATCCAGAGACCGCCGCGAGCGCAGCAGTTCCCATCAGGGGCAGCGAGCCTTCGAGCACCCCCAGTGCACCGGCCAGGAGAATCCCCAGCGTGGCGCAGATAACTCGTCCCGCCGTGATCGACCGCAGCGGGCCGATGATGAGACGAGCCGATTTCTTACGCGATGTGAATGTCGTTTCGACCAGATGCCGCAGGACACCGGCGTCGGTTGCCAGTTTGATCAGCGTCAGTGCAGCGGCCGCCATTGCGAGTCGCCCCGACCAGTTGCTCGCGAAGTCGCGAACGGAAGCATCGCCGGCGAGCAGGGCGACAATTGGGGCGAGCATCATCAGCAGAGCCGTCCCGCCGCACAGGGACGTGCCGACGAACTTCACCGTGGTCGCCATTCCATTCCAGAAGCGGCGTTGCGTGCACTGGTAAATCATGATCGAGCAGGCCAGTCCCACGTATCCGGTCAGGACGGCTGCATAGCCCAGATACTGCTGAAACAGCGGCTGGAACGGCATCAGGAATTCCGGCATCCAGAAGCTGGCGGCATAAGTCCCGGCGGCGGCTGAGTAGGCCCCAAAGGCGGCAATCTCGCGGCTCATCCAGGAATGGCGGATGCCCAGGATTCCGCGGAAGGCGTACAACGGACGCCCGAGATGAATCGTGCTGGCCGCCAACGCGAGTTGACTCACGCCGAAGATGCCGACTGTCAGGAGCGGCAACATGGGGTCGACAATTGCGGCCGGGTTCAGCATTCGTGCCAGCTGCAGGAACAGGAAGGCTCCAGCGGAGATCTGTATCAGCACCAGCATGATGACCAGCGGCAGGTGAGCATGTTCCGGCGTCAGATCGTGCTGATCGCCTTTGAGCAGATCTTTCGGCAGCGGTTTGCGGGACTTGTAAACGGTTGTCGGCGTGGTGTAAGCCGGGTTGTGGGCTCCGGTGATGAACTCACCTTCGGTGGCGCGACTGCGGGCTTCCGTCACACTGACTTTGGTGATCGCAATGGCTTCGTGCGGACA is a genomic window of Rubinisphaera margarita containing:
- a CDS encoding molybdopterin oxidoreductase family protein — protein: MSSALTKPVSLVRDLIHQKSGPLTRELIQQPGGFGLGNIPASARPDRTTMMVCGFCSTGCGLNIHLKDRQAIGLTPAKNSPVNLGMACPKGWEALEVLKAKDRATMPLTRCAGSGELRRTEWHIALNEFCDRFKSIQQEHGNDSVAFISTGQIVNEEMAFLGALAKFGMGMIHGDGNTRQCMATAATAYKQSFGFDAPPFTYQDFEESDVLVFVGANPCIAHPIMWERVMRNQNNPEIVVIDPRKTETAMQSTQHLALAPKSDLTLFYGLARLLIDKGWIDREFIDAHTTEFDAFAEHVAPFTLERVCSETGISPDAILHLAHTIHEGKKVSFWWTMGVNQSYEGTRLAQSLINLSLMTGNIGRPGTGANSITGQCNAMGSRMFSNTTGLFAGRNFENEQDRKDVAEILGINVESIPQQNSLAYNEIIDGIESGKIRGLWVIATNPAHSWINQNRLKELREKLDFLVVQDMYSTTETAQIADLVLPAAAWGEKEGTFINSERRIGLVKKVSAAPGQALSDFFIFRLIAEYWGCGEMFENWGSPADVFEILKKLTAGRPNDITGITDYHMIDEAGGIQWPLKAGEELKDSQRRLFEDGQFYHADGKAKFYFEEPREMPEPPDDDYPFTLLTGRGSASQWHTQTRTSKSAVLRKLYPKTIFAEIHPDDASRLGIRPEDWVEVASRRAAIEVKALVTVAVQPGQIFIPMHYKLTNQLTHDSFDPYSKQPSYKACAVTIRQTRGGSR
- a CDS encoding NirA family protein, which translates into the protein MIDRNDAFTDEQKNYLQGFLMGSDVSRAVRGLPILSGTNGSNGSSIQVGGQKNLADEMPAGPERVHFEAQNRQLQDGKKLCAEENAKRKKNPLDMWNEMQAHAREGKFPKGTDVFLFKFQGLFYVSPAQNSYMCRLRIPGGILKTGQFRGLADLAEQHAGGYIDVTTRANIQLREIGPSDGVPLLMGLHDLGIINRGSGGDNIRNVTGNPTSGIDPQELIETLPLAREMHHHILNHRELYGLPRKFNIAFEGGSSISSLEDTNDIGFTAVRVSEENATAEVPAGVHFRLTLGGITGHLDFARDTGILVSAEEAVTVADAIVRVFIEHGDRTDRKKARLKYLLDAWGFEKFIEHVQEKLPFPLRRFALDQCEPAPAADRYGHVGVHPQKQPGLNYIGVVLPVGRLTPDQVRQLSDLSEMFGDRTIRLTVWQNLLLSGIPDERVDEVCRRIEAMGLDWKASNVRGALVACTGNAGCKYAAANTKLHARQIADYLDERIELDSPINIHLTGCHHSCAQHYIGDIGLIATKVDVGDDEDMVEGYHIFIGGGYGRDQGIGHEFRTSVTHDQCPIVIQQLLMTYLENRLSPEEQFVDFVRRVDLEELRSMCDQTVAVA
- a CDS encoding DmsC/YnfH family molybdoenzyme membrane anchor subunit: MINAVLNPENDSTIGAHSDLLGLLLRDQQEMSAVERFSMRHDEQSSCQVSQYRSLLPVSPLEEGEQYAFSVDLDRCSGCKACVTACHNLNGLDDHESWRDVGLLYSTSTELPMMQHVTAACHHCVNPACMNACPTNAYEKDPITGIVKHLDDQCFGCQYCTLACPYGVPKYHEKKGIVRKCDMCSQRLANDEAPACAQACPHEAIAITKVSVTEARSRATEGEFITGAHNPAYTTPTTVYKSRKPLPKDLLKGDQHDLTPEHAHLPLVIMLVLIQISAGAFLFLQLARMLNPAAIVDPMLPLLTVGIFGVSQLALAASTIHLGRPLYAFRGILGIRHSWMSREIAAFGAYSAAAGTYAASFWMPEFLMPFQPLFQQYLGYAAVLTGYVGLACSIMIYQCTQRRFWNGMATTVKFVGTSLCGGTALLMMLAPIVALLAGDASVRDFASNWSGRLAMAAAALTLIKLATDAGVLRHLVETTFTSRKKSARLIIGPLRSITAGRVICATLGILLAGALGVLEGSLPLMGTAALAAVSGSLILAGEFAERYLFFAAVDAPRMPGGLTS